The proteins below are encoded in one region of Fervidicoccaceae archaeon:
- a CDS encoding iron-sulfur cluster assembly scaffold protein, whose protein sequence is MSTRVPLPYGPKVLELFRKPLNAGPMEDADVVATAGSPACGDMIKLYLKVDPRGEKIERVTFESYGCAANIAAASILTEKVAGRGLEEAWRISWREISNELGGLPPIKYHCSILAVGALKRAIRTYFERRAGSRPAWLPSELTQEEKQALEEELMERLLRRSASAEGEKT, encoded by the coding sequence GTGAGCACTAGGGTCCCTCTACCCTACGGCCCCAAAGTGCTGGAGCTCTTCCGGAAGCCGTTGAACGCTGGACCGATGGAGGACGCTGACGTAGTCGCCACGGCCGGGAGCCCGGCATGCGGCGACATGATAAAGCTCTATCTCAAGGTGGATCCTCGGGGAGAGAAGATAGAGCGCGTGACCTTCGAGAGCTACGGGTGCGCCGCGAACATAGCGGCGGCGAGCATATTGACGGAGAAGGTCGCCGGGCGTGGCCTGGAGGAAGCCTGGAGGATCTCGTGGAGGGAAATCTCCAACGAACTGGGCGGGCTGCCCCCGATAAAATATCATTGCAGCATCTTGGCGGTGGGCGCCCTCAAGAGAGCCATTAGGACTTACTTCGAGAGGCGCGCGGGCTCCAGACCGGCGTGGCTCCCCTCCGAGCTGACCCAAGAGGAGAAGCAGGCTCTCGAGGAGGAGCTGATGGAGAGGCTTCTGCGGCGGAGCGCGTCGGCCGAGGGGGAAAAAACTTGA
- a CDS encoding queuosine precursor transporter, with product MEIWRDLNQPILALVYYSIMLMLVVPLVRRYRSVHPLVSFYIGSYVICQYLSPKYTYFLGLTVPGGNIAFVATVALMDAIVISAGLSVARQVIFSGFLLQVLLTVSNLSTIKTPSPEWVSEEAVNAFLAISARVAVASPVAYLAAELFNAYVTHRYRRVWWARTLYSDPFALIIDTLVFTPIAFYGALPSDVLLDIIVGLSSVKLAFVPLNLLAVYIFRRAVEGALRPLEGRSLEGNK from the coding sequence TTGGAGATTTGGCGCGACCTCAATCAGCCGATCCTAGCGCTAGTTTACTATTCGATCATGTTGATGCTCGTCGTTCCGCTCGTGAGGCGCTACAGGAGCGTTCACCCTCTCGTCTCGTTTTACATAGGGAGCTACGTGATCTGCCAGTATCTCTCCCCGAAGTACACTTACTTCTTGGGCTTGACCGTACCTGGAGGCAATATCGCCTTCGTAGCAACGGTGGCCCTAATGGACGCCATAGTAATATCGGCGGGCCTCAGCGTGGCCAGGCAGGTCATATTCTCGGGATTCCTTCTCCAGGTTCTCCTGACCGTCTCGAACCTCTCAACGATCAAGACGCCTAGCCCGGAGTGGGTGAGCGAGGAGGCGGTCAACGCCTTCCTGGCCATCTCAGCTAGGGTGGCTGTGGCGAGCCCCGTGGCGTATCTCGCGGCCGAGCTCTTCAACGCCTACGTGACCCACAGATATAGGAGAGTGTGGTGGGCGAGGACCCTCTACAGCGACCCCTTCGCGCTGATAATCGACACGCTCGTATTCACCCCGATAGCCTTCTATGGCGCTCTGCCCAGCGACGTGCTCTTGGATATAATCGTGGGGCTGAGCTCCGTGAAGCTCGCCTTCGTACCTCTGAATCTGCTCGCAGTCTATATCTTCAGGCGCGCGGTCGAGGGAGCGCTTCGCCCTCTCGAGGGTCGATCGCTCGAAGGCAACAAATAG
- the ilvB gene encoding biosynthetic-type acetolactate synthase large subunit, protein MISGARALVESLERLKVRVVFGVPGGAVLPLYDSLLESNIRHVLARHEQQAAHMADGYARAGGRLGVCIATSGPGAMNLVTGLATAYMDSSPILAITGQVARHLIGRDAFQEADTVGVVTPITKYAFQARAAREIPSIIKTAAEVATTRRPGPVLVDVPVDVQRELADESEFDDGPYLAGYDPNPPELDRESVRRAAAALAEAERPLILAGGGVVASGAHEELRALAEMLGAPVATTLMGKGAFPEDHPLALGMIGMHGRPSANVAVNECDVLLAVGTRFSDRSTGKLDEFAKQALKIHIDVDSSEINKNVRVDVGITADAKEALSALLKELSRLAKRGASEAWRARLGGLREVLSTRSSGELDPPSVIKLIESTLDPGRLIVTTGVGQNQMWAALYFTAKHPRTFITSGGLGTMGFGLPAAIGAKVARPDKIVVDIDGDGSFLMTAQALATSVSENIQVIAVVLKNDALGMVRQWQHLFYARRFIATDFERSHDFVKLAEAFGAEGVRVESLGELERALRRAAGNEVTTVIEVPISREERVFPMVFPGRSLREVMIDERQRLLF, encoded by the coding sequence TTGATCTCGGGAGCGAGAGCTCTAGTCGAGTCTCTCGAGAGGCTCAAGGTGAGAGTAGTCTTCGGGGTCCCCGGCGGCGCGGTGCTTCCTCTCTACGACTCTCTACTTGAATCCAATATCAGGCACGTGCTCGCTCGCCACGAGCAACAGGCGGCACACATGGCCGATGGATACGCCAGAGCGGGCGGGCGCCTCGGAGTCTGCATAGCCACCTCGGGTCCAGGAGCCATGAACCTCGTGACGGGTCTGGCCACGGCCTATATGGACAGCTCGCCCATTCTAGCGATAACGGGTCAGGTCGCGAGGCACCTCATAGGTCGAGACGCGTTCCAAGAGGCCGATACGGTCGGCGTGGTCACGCCGATAACCAAATACGCATTCCAAGCGCGAGCCGCTAGAGAGATACCGTCGATAATAAAGACGGCTGCCGAAGTGGCGACTACGAGGAGACCGGGCCCGGTCCTAGTCGACGTCCCTGTCGACGTTCAGAGAGAGTTAGCCGATGAGAGTGAGTTCGACGACGGACCATATCTTGCGGGCTATGACCCTAACCCGCCAGAGCTCGACCGAGAGAGTGTGAGAAGAGCGGCGGCCGCTTTGGCTGAGGCCGAGAGGCCCCTAATATTGGCCGGGGGAGGAGTCGTGGCCTCGGGTGCTCACGAGGAGCTAAGAGCGCTCGCCGAAATGCTGGGAGCGCCCGTCGCCACGACTCTCATGGGCAAGGGAGCGTTTCCCGAGGACCATCCGCTGGCCCTCGGCATGATAGGGATGCACGGGAGACCGAGCGCCAATGTCGCCGTGAACGAGTGCGACGTCCTGCTGGCCGTTGGGACTAGATTCTCTGATAGGAGCACGGGCAAGCTAGACGAGTTCGCTAAGCAGGCCCTCAAGATTCACATAGATGTGGACTCCTCGGAGATAAATAAGAACGTGCGAGTCGACGTGGGAATAACGGCCGACGCCAAGGAGGCCCTCTCCGCGCTCTTGAAGGAGCTCTCGAGACTCGCCAAGAGAGGAGCGAGTGAAGCCTGGAGAGCGAGGCTCGGCGGTCTCCGCGAGGTCCTGAGCACGAGAAGCTCCGGAGAATTGGACCCCCCCTCGGTGATAAAGCTCATAGAGTCGACGCTCGATCCGGGCCGTCTCATTGTGACCACCGGCGTCGGCCAGAACCAGATGTGGGCGGCTCTATACTTCACCGCTAAGCACCCTAGAACCTTCATCACGTCGGGTGGGCTCGGGACCATGGGTTTCGGATTACCGGCCGCGATTGGAGCTAAAGTAGCGAGGCCCGACAAGATCGTGGTTGATATAGATGGCGACGGGAGCTTCCTGATGACCGCTCAGGCCTTGGCCACTTCGGTCTCCGAGAACATCCAAGTGATAGCGGTGGTCCTCAAGAACGACGCGCTAGGCATGGTGAGGCAGTGGCAACATCTATTCTACGCGAGAAGATTCATTGCGACGGACTTTGAGCGGTCCCACGACTTCGTCAAGCTGGCCGAGGCCTTCGGGGCCGAGGGGGTGAGGGTGGAGAGCTTAGGGGAGCTCGAGAGGGCTCTGAGAAGAGCTGCCGGTAACGAAGTCACCACCGTCATCGAGGTGCCCATCTCGAGAGAGGAGAGAGTCTTTCCCATGGTCTTCCCGGGCAGGTCTCTACGCGAGGTGATGATCGATGAACGGCAGAGACTCCTCTTCTAA
- the ilvN gene encoding acetolactate synthase small subunit, with protein MNGRDSSSKAIVAVVEDRPGVLYRVSSSIRRRGINIDSMNVSPIGNSGFSKMVFIVRAEEETAEHLVKSIAKTPSVLSVELLELGESVVRELALLKVAVHGKRREVVEVLRRCDAKVLIDEGETLIAEVVGAPEELNAVVELLDSLAVLLDVSRSGPLALRR; from the coding sequence ATGAACGGCAGAGACTCCTCTTCTAAAGCCATAGTAGCCGTGGTCGAGGACAGGCCCGGCGTGCTGTACAGGGTGAGCTCTAGCATTAGAAGGAGAGGAATCAACATAGACTCTATGAACGTCTCACCCATCGGGAACTCGGGCTTTTCCAAGATGGTCTTCATAGTGAGGGCGGAGGAAGAGACCGCGGAGCATCTCGTCAAGAGCATAGCCAAGACCCCCAGCGTCCTATCGGTCGAGCTCCTAGAACTCGGAGAGAGCGTGGTCAGAGAACTGGCGCTCCTGAAGGTCGCGGTCCACGGTAAGAGGCGCGAGGTCGTCGAGGTCTTGAGGCGCTGCGATGCCAAGGTGCTCATCGATGAAGGAGAGACCCTGATCGCCGAAGTCGTCGGAGCCCCAGAAGAGTTAAATGCCGTGGTTGAATTGCTGGATAGCCTAGCGGTCCTTTTGGACGTGTCGAGGAGCGGGCCGCTCGCTCTGAGGAGGTGA
- the ilvC gene encoding ketol-acid reductoisomerase: MARIFLQNEIDESILRGSTIAVLGYGSQGRAQALNLRDSGFNVVVGLRRGGASWVKASEEGFEVMEMDEAVKRADVVLMLIPDMEQPRVYESKIAPNLRPGQGLCFAHGFNVHFGLIKPPDYVDVFMVAPKGPGPKVREEYLRGRGVPALVAVANDYTRRALDRALAIAKGIGSARAGVLLTTFKEETETDLMGEQCVLVGGLMELIKRGFEVLVEAGYQPEVAYFEVCNEAKLIMDLIYSGGLLYMLRSVSDTAKYGGLTVGPRVIDESVKERMREALRRIQSGEFAREWVEEYSSGSRRLRSLLEAVAAHPIESTGALVRRLSGAESQ, from the coding sequence TTGGCGAGAATCTTCTTACAGAACGAGATAGACGAGAGCATCCTGAGAGGCTCAACCATAGCGGTCCTAGGCTATGGGAGTCAGGGCAGGGCTCAGGCTCTAAATCTCAGAGATAGCGGCTTCAACGTAGTGGTCGGGCTGAGGAGAGGAGGGGCCTCGTGGGTCAAAGCGTCGGAGGAGGGCTTCGAGGTGATGGAGATGGACGAGGCCGTCAAGAGGGCTGACGTTGTCCTAATGCTCATCCCCGATATGGAACAACCGAGAGTCTACGAATCTAAGATAGCGCCCAACCTGAGGCCCGGCCAGGGGCTCTGCTTCGCTCACGGGTTCAACGTACACTTCGGTCTAATCAAACCCCCCGACTACGTCGACGTCTTCATGGTGGCTCCTAAGGGGCCTGGACCTAAAGTTAGAGAGGAATACCTACGCGGGCGCGGGGTGCCCGCCTTGGTAGCCGTAGCCAACGACTATACGCGGAGAGCTCTCGATAGAGCTCTGGCCATCGCCAAGGGCATAGGGAGTGCGAGAGCCGGCGTCCTCCTGACCACGTTCAAGGAAGAGACCGAGACAGACCTAATGGGTGAACAATGCGTGCTCGTGGGAGGTCTCATGGAGTTGATAAAGAGGGGCTTCGAGGTCCTCGTGGAGGCTGGCTATCAGCCCGAGGTCGCGTACTTCGAGGTCTGCAACGAAGCGAAGCTCATCATGGATTTGATCTATAGCGGGGGGCTCCTCTACATGTTGAGGAGCGTGAGCGATACCGCGAAGTATGGGGGACTCACGGTCGGGCCGAGAGTGATCGACGAGAGCGTTAAAGAGAGAATGAGAGAGGCTCTTCGCAGGATCCAGAGCGGGGAGTTCGCTCGAGAGTGGGTCGAGGAGTATTCCTCCGGCTCGAGAAGGTTGAGGAGCCTCCTCGAGGCTGTGGCCGCTCACCCGATAGAGTCTACGGGAGCGCTCGTGAGGAGGCTAAGCGGAGCGGAGAGCCAATGA
- the ilvD gene encoding dihydroxy-acid dehydratase — MRRFLKSEALKVFPERAPHRSLLKALGLSDEDLRRPFVAVINSYAEAVPGHFHLRAVAEAVKRGVLRAGGFPFEFNTIAICDGLAMGHEGMRYSLPSREIVADSIEVVLKAHAFDAAVLVVSCDKMVPGALMAAARLDIPAVMVTGGPMLPGRFRGMNVTLAHVFEAVGRHRVGELDDEDLLELEARACPGPGSCSGMFTANTMACLVEAMGMGLPGVATAPAVSAERLRIAEESGALAARLAETGLTPREILRRESFLNAIAVDVALGGSTNTVLHLMAVARETGVELELEDFDAISRRVPQLCSISPNGPHTMLDLHEAGGVMALMSELRDLIHLNAPTVTGKKIGELLVEARVSRRDVIRSINEPVSREGGLAVLRGSLAPEGSVVKLAGVPKSMRFFRGEAVVFDSEEECVEALRGGRVSRGSVVVVRYEGPRGGPGMREMLTATSMLVGMNLWESVALVTDGRFSGASRGLVVGHVAPEAAAGGPIARVVDGDLITIDIERRRLDVDFVVDEQEREKRLEKSGPRWRPSLGYLVRYARSVGSASRGATLEIAP, encoded by the coding sequence ATGAGAAGGTTTTTGAAAAGCGAAGCGCTCAAGGTCTTCCCCGAAAGGGCGCCTCACAGGAGCCTCTTGAAGGCTCTGGGGCTCTCCGACGAGGACCTCCGCAGACCTTTCGTGGCAGTGATCAACTCTTATGCCGAGGCCGTGCCCGGCCACTTCCACCTCAGGGCCGTCGCCGAGGCCGTGAAGAGGGGGGTATTGAGGGCGGGCGGGTTTCCCTTCGAGTTCAACACCATAGCCATATGCGACGGCCTTGCCATGGGTCACGAGGGCATGAGGTATTCTCTGCCCTCGAGAGAGATCGTGGCCGATTCCATCGAAGTGGTCTTGAAAGCCCACGCTTTCGACGCAGCAGTGCTCGTAGTGTCGTGTGACAAGATGGTGCCCGGAGCTCTCATGGCGGCCGCCAGGCTCGATATTCCGGCCGTCATGGTCACGGGAGGACCCATGCTCCCCGGCCGCTTCCGAGGAATGAACGTGACCCTCGCTCACGTTTTCGAGGCGGTGGGCCGTCACAGGGTCGGAGAGCTCGACGACGAAGATTTGCTCGAGCTCGAGGCCAGAGCTTGCCCGGGCCCCGGCTCCTGCAGCGGGATGTTCACCGCGAACACTATGGCCTGTCTAGTAGAGGCCATGGGCATGGGGCTACCCGGAGTAGCTACGGCCCCCGCTGTCTCAGCCGAGAGGCTGAGGATAGCCGAGGAATCGGGCGCGCTGGCGGCGAGGCTCGCCGAGACAGGGCTCACTCCCAGGGAGATATTGAGGCGCGAGTCTTTCCTCAACGCGATAGCAGTCGATGTGGCGCTCGGTGGCTCAACCAATACGGTGTTGCACCTGATGGCCGTAGCACGCGAAACTGGAGTCGAGCTCGAGCTCGAGGACTTCGACGCTATCAGCAGGAGGGTGCCGCAGCTCTGCTCCATTTCGCCAAACGGTCCTCACACGATGCTCGACCTCCACGAGGCGGGAGGCGTGATGGCTCTGATGAGCGAGCTGAGAGACCTAATACACCTGAACGCGCCGACCGTCACCGGCAAGAAGATCGGAGAGCTCTTAGTCGAGGCCAGAGTCTCGAGACGCGACGTGATACGAAGCATCAACGAGCCCGTCTCGAGAGAGGGGGGGCTGGCCGTGCTCCGCGGATCGCTCGCCCCAGAGGGCTCGGTAGTTAAGCTCGCCGGAGTGCCGAAGAGCATGAGGTTCTTCCGCGGAGAGGCCGTAGTCTTCGACTCCGAGGAAGAGTGCGTCGAGGCTCTCAGAGGAGGGAGGGTGAGCAGAGGAAGCGTCGTGGTAGTGAGATACGAAGGTCCGCGCGGGGGGCCGGGCATGAGAGAGATGCTAACCGCGACTTCCATGCTCGTGGGAATGAATCTGTGGGAGTCCGTGGCGCTCGTCACGGACGGTAGATTCTCGGGAGCCAGCCGAGGCCTCGTGGTGGGTCACGTGGCTCCGGAAGCCGCCGCTGGAGGCCCCATAGCCAGAGTGGTCGATGGCGACCTCATCACGATAGACATAGAACGGAGGAGGCTCGACGTAGACTTCGTCGTCGATGAGCAGGAGAGGGAGAAGAGGCTCGAGAAATCGGGACCTAGGTGGAGGCCGAGCCTTGGCTACTTAGTCCGATACGCTCGCTCGGTCGGCTCGGCTAGCAGAGGAGCTACCCTGGAGATAGCCCCATGA
- a CDS encoding family 1 encapsulin nanocompartment shell protein, with amino-acid sequence MLSKHPLELLRDKKLGPERTADALRLSIIAELDAVSLYLQLADAVGDERVKRVLEDIAREEKTHVGEFLALLKELDPQQAAELEAGEREVMELTRGKHVAEQSSGDPPALEGPLTREEVEHLSRAVEEVLSRARVLRRYLPVTRVGRGVDALVVEKLSEGERVVPGGRELVELRELEELFALSQRSIDAARRLGSSAELTAPASRAAAILARREDEDLTKTLLALPGALEEALGSWEAPGEALLDVSKALAALLRERMPRPYVLLVGTTRYARLLAIYEKTGLTELARLKALVEDVVMLPDLPDDVALLIARDQSSVDLVVGVDYEINYVGPEDGLHVFRLWSFYALRARNPRAVVILRERR; translated from the coding sequence GTGTTATCGAAGCACCCTCTCGAGCTGCTCCGAGACAAGAAGCTAGGCCCCGAGAGGACGGCCGACGCCCTCAGGCTTTCGATAATAGCGGAGCTCGACGCGGTGAGCCTCTATCTTCAGCTGGCCGATGCGGTCGGCGACGAGAGGGTAAAGAGGGTTCTCGAAGACATAGCTAGAGAGGAGAAGACTCACGTCGGCGAGTTCCTCGCTCTGCTCAAGGAGCTCGACCCGCAGCAGGCGGCCGAGCTAGAGGCCGGCGAGAGAGAAGTGATGGAGCTGACGAGAGGGAAGCACGTCGCCGAGCAGAGCTCGGGGGATCCGCCCGCCTTGGAGGGCCCTCTGACGCGCGAAGAGGTCGAGCATCTGAGCAGAGCCGTAGAGGAAGTCCTCAGTAGAGCGCGGGTGCTGAGGCGCTATCTGCCTGTCACGCGGGTCGGGAGAGGAGTTGATGCTCTGGTCGTCGAGAAGCTGAGCGAGGGGGAGCGCGTGGTCCCCGGCGGGAGGGAATTGGTGGAACTGAGGGAGCTCGAGGAGCTCTTCGCGTTGTCTCAGAGGTCTATCGACGCGGCCAGAAGGCTGGGATCATCCGCAGAGTTGACGGCCCCGGCGTCGAGGGCGGCAGCCATCTTGGCGCGGCGAGAGGATGAGGACTTGACTAAGACCCTCCTAGCTCTGCCGGGAGCATTGGAGGAGGCTCTGGGGAGCTGGGAGGCCCCGGGGGAGGCTCTCCTCGACGTCTCTAAGGCGCTAGCTGCTCTGCTCCGCGAGCGCATGCCTAGACCTTACGTGCTCTTGGTTGGCACGACCAGATACGCGAGGCTCCTAGCGATCTATGAGAAGACGGGTCTCACAGAGCTCGCGAGGCTCAAAGCTCTCGTCGAGGACGTGGTGATGTTACCCGACCTGCCGGACGATGTGGCCCTTCTGATCGCTAGAGATCAGAGTTCCGTGGATCTGGTCGTCGGCGTTGACTACGAGATAAACTATGTTGGACCCGAGGACGGGCTCCACGTCTTCAGACTGTGGTCGTTCTACGCGTTGAGAGCGAGGAACCCGAGAGCCGTCGTGATCCTCAGGGAGCGACGCTAG
- a CDS encoding DUF438 domain-containing protein, whose product MRSLNDTKTAIKEALKAIHRGENVEELKKRLSGLLSKISPTDIPLIEQELIKEGVSVREILKLCDLHVALFREHLAGRELAGVPQGHPLDLLLRENEKITALAEALGLYAKALERAEEVEKAKILAELRALEGELRSLRSHYSKIQMLLFPYLEKMGLIAVPRVLWGKEDEVLLKVRKLLGSLRGERVDPGELAALASEVSRGLQDLVFRENKILFPSLWALLDESAWSAILEEMRRSRLGSLVEGLEEGWAPSVEPRLPHEWGLELSPSKIAGLAPEIHLILSSRGLSPDNYELRRDGDLELGTGYLSPRELAGILASLPLELTFADAEGRVRFYSESKLAKAFPRARTVLGRRLEFCHPPRLERFVGEIFEELRRGKRDVVEFWTRREGRTYRVLVVAVRGERGEFLGALEIAEDLTNVIERASEIESEVLVV is encoded by the coding sequence GTGAGGAGCTTGAACGACACTAAGACCGCGATCAAAGAGGCTCTGAAGGCCATCCATCGAGGAGAGAACGTTGAGGAGCTCAAGAAGAGACTATCCGGCTTGCTCTCGAAGATCTCCCCGACCGACATACCTCTCATAGAGCAGGAGCTCATCAAGGAGGGCGTCTCCGTCCGTGAGATCCTGAAGCTCTGCGACCTGCACGTGGCTCTCTTCCGAGAGCACCTGGCCGGCAGAGAGCTGGCGGGCGTGCCTCAAGGACACCCGCTCGACCTGCTCTTACGGGAGAACGAGAAGATAACAGCGCTCGCCGAGGCCCTGGGGCTCTACGCGAAGGCCCTCGAGAGGGCCGAGGAGGTCGAGAAGGCGAAGATCCTGGCCGAGCTGAGGGCGCTCGAGGGGGAGCTGAGGTCTCTGAGGTCTCACTATAGCAAGATCCAGATGCTGTTGTTCCCCTATTTGGAGAAGATGGGCCTGATCGCTGTGCCTAGAGTCCTGTGGGGCAAAGAGGACGAGGTCCTCCTCAAGGTGAGAAAGTTGTTGGGTTCGCTGCGAGGAGAGCGGGTAGATCCCGGCGAACTGGCGGCTCTGGCATCAGAGGTCTCTAGGGGCCTGCAGGATCTTGTTTTCAGGGAGAACAAGATCTTGTTCCCCTCCCTGTGGGCCCTGCTCGACGAGTCGGCGTGGTCGGCCATACTCGAGGAGATGAGGAGGTCGCGCCTCGGCTCCCTAGTCGAAGGACTCGAGGAGGGTTGGGCGCCCTCAGTCGAACCGAGGCTCCCCCACGAGTGGGGGCTTGAGCTTAGCCCCTCTAAGATAGCGGGGCTGGCGCCGGAGATACACCTCATACTGTCATCGCGCGGCCTATCGCCGGACAACTACGAGCTGCGCCGAGACGGTGACCTGGAGCTGGGGACGGGCTACCTATCGCCGAGGGAGCTCGCCGGGATTCTAGCGAGTCTACCGCTCGAGCTCACGTTCGCCGACGCCGAGGGGAGAGTGAGGTTCTACTCCGAGAGTAAGTTGGCGAAGGCCTTCCCGAGAGCCAGAACCGTGCTGGGGAGGAGGCTCGAATTCTGCCACCCGCCTAGGCTCGAGCGCTTCGTTGGGGAGATCTTCGAGGAGCTGCGAAGGGGCAAGAGGGACGTCGTCGAGTTCTGGACTCGGAGAGAGGGCAGAACGTACAGGGTGCTCGTCGTGGCGGTCAGAGGGGAGAGAGGAGAGTTCCTGGGAGCGCTCGAGATCGCCGAGGACCTGACCAATGTCATCGAGAGAGCGAGCGAGATCGAGAGCGAAGTCCTGGTGGTCTGA
- a CDS encoding sigma factor-like helix-turn-helix DNA-binding protein yields MLTPLELGERYVLPAFRRRLVELLREKGMSYSDIASVLGITRSAVARYLSAERGARFEPAELRDVDTRLAKLAEDISLRRIGRREIEMGLIEEALRAMGRGYVCRLHSSLEPGATRGCRLCVELFGSYSRESR; encoded by the coding sequence GTGCTCACTCCCCTTGAATTGGGCGAGAGATACGTGTTGCCCGCTTTTAGGAGGAGGCTCGTCGAGCTTCTACGCGAGAAGGGGATGAGCTACTCCGACATAGCCTCGGTCCTCGGAATAACGCGCTCGGCGGTGGCCAGATACCTCTCGGCCGAGAGGGGGGCGCGCTTCGAGCCGGCGGAACTGCGCGACGTAGACACGCGGCTCGCGAAGCTGGCCGAGGACATATCGTTGAGGAGAATCGGGAGGAGGGAGATCGAGATGGGGCTGATCGAGGAAGCGCTCCGAGCAATGGGTCGCGGCTACGTTTGCCGGCTCCACTCCTCCCTCGAGCCAGGCGCTACTAGAGGCTGCAGACTGTGCGTCGAACTCTTCGGGAGCTACTCTAGGGAATCACGGTAA
- a CDS encoding DUF2258 domain-containing protein: MVAEQVEVSPPAGRLHLVRTGPVRTSGYALKLRRAVNAVLRDAYKSGRLDSRQVNQTITELNRVIYDVMVGRYEIPKESIVNVQVELEERESVVVVKNVLIELWNRDELLSRALTKEVLKRLSSQAAGGGAGAPSAPERPS; the protein is encoded by the coding sequence ATGGTCGCGGAGCAGGTGGAGGTATCTCCCCCGGCGGGTCGCCTCCACTTGGTCAGGACCGGGCCCGTGAGAACGAGCGGATACGCCCTCAAGCTACGGAGAGCCGTCAATGCGGTTCTGAGAGACGCCTATAAGAGCGGGAGGCTGGATTCGAGGCAAGTCAATCAGACTATAACTGAGCTGAACCGCGTGATCTACGACGTGATGGTGGGACGCTACGAGATCCCCAAGGAGTCCATCGTGAACGTACAGGTGGAGCTCGAGGAGAGAGAGAGCGTCGTCGTCGTGAAGAACGTTCTCATTGAACTGTGGAACCGAGACGAGCTTCTCAGTAGAGCGCTGACCAAAGAGGTCCTGAAGAGGCTGAGCAGTCAGGCCGCGGGGGGCGGAGCCGGAGCTCCGAGCGCTCCGGAGAGACCTAGCTAA
- the mtnA gene encoding S-methyl-5-thioribose-1-phosphate isomerase: MSRIDDLVKKLETYHRELGPLPIEWRDGKLRWLDVSRLPWEEKYVESDVVERVAEAIKRLEIRGAPAIGVAAALAVALAAFKARGGEEAVASAAKRAAELLARTRPTARNLFWALERMEKALREGSGSGAEALRERLLEEALKIQVEDVETNLKIGEYGEKLLEDGDRVLTHCNAGSLATAGHGTALGIIKTAWKKGKRIEVIATETRPLLQGARLTAWELAKEGIPFKLVVDGAVGYVFSARLVDKVIVGADRILLSGHVVNKIGTYMIAVLAARHGRDFYVAAPISTVDPRAGPSDIVIEVRDPEEVLTILDRVRVAPEKADALNPAFDVTPPELISAIVTERGVARHPLGSSLRRMLEHPPSE, encoded by the coding sequence TTGTCGCGAATAGACGACCTCGTGAAAAAACTCGAGACCTACCACCGAGAGCTCGGGCCGCTTCCCATCGAGTGGCGCGATGGTAAGCTCAGATGGCTCGACGTCTCTCGCTTACCTTGGGAGGAGAAGTATGTGGAGAGCGACGTCGTCGAGAGAGTAGCCGAGGCGATAAAGAGGCTCGAGATTCGCGGAGCCCCGGCCATAGGCGTGGCAGCTGCTCTAGCGGTGGCCCTCGCCGCGTTCAAAGCCAGGGGGGGAGAGGAGGCCGTCGCCTCGGCCGCGAAGAGAGCCGCGGAGCTGCTCGCCCGAACTAGGCCGACCGCTCGCAATCTCTTCTGGGCTCTCGAGAGGATGGAAAAGGCTCTGAGAGAGGGCTCGGGCTCCGGGGCCGAAGCTCTGCGCGAGAGGTTGCTCGAGGAGGCGCTCAAAATACAAGTCGAGGACGTGGAGACGAACCTGAAAATAGGAGAGTACGGCGAAAAGCTGCTCGAGGACGGAGATAGAGTCCTGACGCACTGCAACGCGGGCTCTCTGGCGACCGCCGGCCACGGCACAGCGCTCGGCATCATCAAGACTGCGTGGAAGAAAGGGAAAAGAATCGAGGTAATAGCCACGGAGACGAGGCCTCTGCTCCAGGGGGCCAGGCTCACGGCTTGGGAGCTAGCCAAAGAGGGTATACCCTTTAAGCTCGTGGTCGACGGCGCGGTGGGCTACGTCTTCTCGGCGAGGCTCGTTGACAAGGTGATCGTCGGGGCCGACAGGATCTTGCTCAGTGGTCATGTGGTCAACAAGATAGGCACATACATGATCGCGGTCCTCGCCGCGAGGCACGGCCGAGACTTTTACGTGGCCGCCCCGATCTCGACCGTGGACCCGCGAGCTGGCCCGAGCGACATCGTGATAGAGGTGCGGGACCCCGAAGAGGTCCTCACGATCCTTGATAGGGTCCGTGTAGCGCCCGAGAAAGCCGACGCGCTTAACCCGGCCTTCGACGTGACCCCGCCGGAGCTGATCAGCGCCATCGTGACAGAGCGCGGCGTGGCGCGCCACCCGCTCGGGAGCAGCCTAAGGAGGATGCTCGAGCATCCCCCGAGTGAATAG